The segment CTACGCGGTGGAACCCGCCGCCGCCTTCCGCATCGCCCTGGCCACCCACCTGGCCAAGTACCTCTTCGCCTTCGCCGCCGGGCTGGAGCCCGCCTGGCGGCTGGCGGGAGGCCCGATACGCCTGCTGGGCCGGTTGCGGGAGTGACGGGACAGGGACGCAAACTCGAGATACGTTTTGCGGATTCGTGAATGCGTCCTTGCGTGAGGACTTCGTCAATGCGGCCCGGTGTGATGCCGCCGGTTATCCTCGCTCTTCAGCCAGTACCGGATTCCCTTGCCGGCCAGGGGCTCGTCCCGAAAGCGCGGGATCACATGCAGGTGAGCATGCATGATGTGCTGCCCGGCGGTGGGACCGCAATTCCACCCAAGGTTGTACCCATCGGGACGGCATTGCTCGTCGAGCAGCCGCTTCACGTCCTGTAGCAACGAAAAAGTGGCCGCCCACTCCTCCTCGGTCAAGTCCAAGACCGTCTCCCGGTGCTGCTTCGGGACGATCACGCCAGACCCGATCAGAACCTTTTGCGGCTTTTGCAGGAAGAGACAATGCTCGTTCTGCAGCACGACCCGTTGTTCCGGGTCAATGGCCAGGTGACAAAACGGGCACCGTTCCACGCAGATCCTCCTCGTCCCCGCCGCTTCGTCTTCGTCGCCCAATGACCGCCGTCGCCGGCGTCGCCGCCGCGGGTTGAGGCTGCTGGGCAGGAGTGGTACAAGTACAGGCATCAACGGACAGCGCCTTGACCGGCGCCCTACCGCCCATAACGCCATTCTGACATGCCCTCCGGATGGGAGGAAACACCGTGGCCGTCGTGCTGACCACCCGCGTT is part of the Thermaerobacter subterraneus DSM 13965 genome and harbors:
- a CDS encoding HIT family protein — encoded protein: MERCPFCHLAIDPEQRVVLQNEHCLFLQKPQKVLIGSGVIVPKQHRETVLDLTEEEWAATFSLLQDVKRLLDEQCRPDGYNLGWNCGPTAGQHIMHAHLHVIPRFRDEPLAGKGIRYWLKSEDNRRHHTGPH